GGCATCGGGAAGACCACGGCGGTTCGGGCGCTGGCCGGCGAGATGATCCCGAACCTCGGGCAGTGGAGCGAGGAAGCGAACTGGGACGCGGTGCTAGATCGGTACCGTGGCTCGGAGCTTCAGAACTACATCCGGCGCGTGATGGACGGCGACGTGACCGTCGCCCGCAAGCCGCAGTACGTCGACCAGATCCCCAAGCAGTTCGACGGCAACACCCGGCAACTGCTCGAACGAACCGACGAACGCGGCGCGCTGGACGAACTCGTCGACCGCCTCTCGATCCGGGCGGTGCTGGATCAGAACATCGACAACCTCTCGGGCGGGGAGCTCCAGCGTGTCGCGCTGGCGGCGACGCTCGCACGGGACGCCGACTTCTACTTCCTCGACGAGATCACGCCGTACCTCGACATCGGCCAGCGCGTGACCGCCGCGCGACTCATCCAGGAACTCGCCGAGGACGGCGACCGGTCGATGCTGGTCGTCGAACACGACCTCGCCGTGCTCGATCTGCTGGCGGACACGCTCCACGTCGCCTACGGTGAACCCGGCGCGTACGGTGTCGTCACGTCGCCCAAGTCCACGAAGAACGGCATCAACGAGTACCTGAACGGCTACCTGAACAACGAGAACATGCGCATCCGGCCGAGCGCGATCGAGTTCGAGGAGCACGCGCCCCGCGAGAGCGCGAAGGGTACGCCCCTGCTGGACTACCCCGACCTCGAACACTCCTACGGCGAGGGCGAGTTCTCGTTGTCTGTCGAGGGCGGCACCATCTACCACTCGGAGGTACTGGGCATCGTCGGCCCGAACGGGATCGGGAAGTCCACGCTCGCACAGTTGTTCACCGGCGATCTGGAGCCGGACAATGGCGAACTCGACTTCCTCGTGGACATCGCCTACAAGCCGCAGTACATCCAGATCGACCAGCCGATGCGCGTCGACACGTTCCTCTCGTCGATCACCGACGACTTCGGCTCCTCCTACTGGAACACCGAGGTCGCCCAGCCGCTCCAACTGGAGCGCATCATGGAACAGCAACTGACGGACCTCTCGGGCGGGGAGCGCCAGCGCGTCGCCATCGCCGCCTGCCTCTCGGAGGACGCCGACCTCTACCTGCTGGACGAACCGTCGGCGCACCTCGACGTCGAACAGCGCGTCCGCGCGACTTCGGCCATCCGGCGGTACGCCGAGAACCACGACGCGACCGTGATGGTCATCGACCACGACATCTACATGATCGACCTGCTGGCGGACCGCCTGATGGTCTTCGACGGCGAACCCGCAGTCGAGGGGCACGCCTCGACGCCACAGGAGATGCGCGCCGGCATGAACGACTTCCTCGCCGACCTGGAGGTCACCTTCCGCCGCGACGAGCGGACCGGCCGACCCCGGATCAACAAGCCGGGGAGCCAACTCGACCGCAAGCAGAAGCGCGAGGGCGAGTACTACTACGCGCCCTGATCGTCCGACTGCGCGACAGTCTCCTCGTCTCTTTCCCTCTTTTCGGCCGGCTCCCGCCACAGATC
This genomic window from Salinirubrum litoreum contains:
- a CDS encoding ribosome biogenesis/translation initiation ATPase RLI; translation: MADDSIAVVDLDRCQPDRCSYECSNYCPPNRTGKECITLRGEDADVGEPDQIHISEEICLGETCGICVEKCPFDAIEIINLPSELEEDPVHRYGDNAFALYGLPVPEPGSVTGILGPNGIGKTTAVRALAGEMIPNLGQWSEEANWDAVLDRYRGSELQNYIRRVMDGDVTVARKPQYVDQIPKQFDGNTRQLLERTDERGALDELVDRLSIRAVLDQNIDNLSGGELQRVALAATLARDADFYFLDEITPYLDIGQRVTAARLIQELAEDGDRSMLVVEHDLAVLDLLADTLHVAYGEPGAYGVVTSPKSTKNGINEYLNGYLNNENMRIRPSAIEFEEHAPRESAKGTPLLDYPDLEHSYGEGEFSLSVEGGTIYHSEVLGIVGPNGIGKSTLAQLFTGDLEPDNGELDFLVDIAYKPQYIQIDQPMRVDTFLSSITDDFGSSYWNTEVAQPLQLERIMEQQLTDLSGGERQRVAIAACLSEDADLYLLDEPSAHLDVEQRVRATSAIRRYAENHDATVMVIDHDIYMIDLLADRLMVFDGEPAVEGHASTPQEMRAGMNDFLADLEVTFRRDERTGRPRINKPGSQLDRKQKREGEYYYAP